The genomic window CTGTTGCAACTGCTGTTCTTGCATTTTCAAGGTCTGCCTTTGCTCTGACCTTTGCTTCCAAGTGTTTAGAAAAAAGGTCTTGAATTGTTTTAGGAAATGTTAAGTCTTTTAATTGAGCTTGTTCAATTGTTACTCCAAATTGAGCAACTTGATTTTCCATTTCTTCAGTTTTGAATTCTGTTAATTCATTGCGTTTTTCATTCAAAGTTTCACTGTCCATTTCAGCAATTCTATCTCTTAAAAATATTTGAACAATGTTACAAATTCTTTGTTCCAATTCTTGAATAATATAGACAGTTTGTCTGTCTAACGAAAATTGAGTTAAAAGTTTTTGTCCATCTGTGATTTTATAAAGTATATTGAATGAAAAGCGTAGAGCAACATTATCTTTTGTCAAAACTTCTTGATTTGTCACACAAATAAGTTTGCTTGTTGTTGGCAAACTAAATAATTCAATTCGGTTTTTAAAGTCCCAAAATTCGTGATAGCCTGAATTTAATGTTTGTTCAAAGTTATTGTCTCTATACAAATAACCAATTGTATTTGGTTTTACTTGTAACTGCCTTTTAAAAATTGCCATATATATTTGTTATGAAGTTTGAAAATAATAAAAGGTAAAAAACACCAAACTCAAGGGAAAACATTTTAAGTTTAGCCAAACTGTCTAAACGGTATCCTTTGTTTTGCAAACTCAAATTCAGATTGAGTATTTCTACTCTGTTCTTTACCTTTTCTTTGTCAGCGTGACAGGCTGGAGTGTAACCACACTTTGCATCTGAAGCAAACGAGGAGTCGAACCTCTTGGGACAAAGCACCGCAATACCCTGTTCCTTGCTTGTCCCTTTGTCAAACAGGTGGCGGTTTATCTTTAATATTTTTATTTTATCAATTGTCATTTTCACTTCAGTATTCCGGTCTCGTAGCCTTGCCACTAACGTCAAACTGTGAAAATACCATTTTTTTGTTTTCAAATGCATAAATCACCCGGTAAAATTTCATATAACCGAATTTTGGACGTGATAAAGACAAGATTTTTATGTACCGCCGAATAGTTTGCACAAAATATAAGAGCTCCCACAGGTATAAAACAAGCCAATTTTTAGAAAAATTCGGGTCTTTCTTGTGACTATTCTGGTAATCAACTTAACGCTTGATTATCCAAAAGTGAACTTTCTTTGGTGGTAAGCCTTGCTCCGGATTATACACATCATGCCGGATATTTGTCACCCCGAGGAAAAAAGCTGCGTATAGCAAACTTGTATGATCAACTGATTTGCCGCCATCAATGCCAAAAGTGGAAATACCAATTCAATTGCGCGTATTGATCAAAACAGGAATTGACATCAGTCTGTGTCCCATCTGCAAAACTGGAAAATTAATCCTGATCAAAACAAGTATTTGCATCAACGGCATTTTGATCGATGTCCAGACCATACAAAACAAAGGCTCTCCATTAATAAACATCGACATTCCATGAAAATTACCCTAAATAAATATTGTTATACATTTACTTACAGAAAAATTAATGTAGATTTTTCTGTGGCGAAGCTATGCAAAAAAACTAATAATTGTACTACTAAAAAAGTAAAAGCTTGACCTAAAAAAACTCAATTGATATACTATGACACCTAAGAAGAGGTCTCGTTGAAAATGAACGAATGAAGTCTTGAATTTTATTCAAGACCAGATGCATAGAGATGCATCTGATGAGAGAACTGAGAGACCCTTCTCTCAGCTTTATAGCAGAAAGCCCGTTGTAGTTTTATTTTATCATTATCTGTAAGTGACGATTAGCTTTTTATTGTAT from Saprospiraceae bacterium includes these protein-coding regions:
- a CDS encoding slipin family protein encodes the protein MAIFKRQLQVKPNTIGYLYRDNNFEQTLNSGYHEFWDFKNRIELFSLPTTSKLICVTNQEVLTKDNVALRFSFNILYKITDGQKLLTQFSLDRQTVYIIQELEQRICNIVQIFLRDRIAEMDSETLNEKRNELTEFKTEEMENQVAQFGVTIEQAQLKDLTFPKTIQDLFSKHLEAKVRAKADLENARTAVATARTLKNASELMKGDDNIKFFQLLETIGKIAEKGKHTFNFGDITQMAKNENGK